The stretch of DNA AAAAGCAACAATGATATAATTTATTTGTACGTTGTAGCAAATGCTCTCATTTGAATATAAACAAATGTACGCATTAATGGAGATAATGCAGAAAAACCATGAAGCATATACGACTCACTGCCACTCTCCATTTGTAGATGTGTGAAAGTAACAATCCATTAATGGACAATAGGGTATATAAAGGACAGATTTCCCGTATATTCGTCTCCTTATTCCTGAATTATGAGCGTAAGTCACATAATTATGGAGAGATATCCACCCTTTAATGGGGAGAGCTGTCGGCAAATATTTGATGGAAATGCCCCGAAAATCACAGGAGAATAGCCATACAATGGGCTGATACACAATAATTATTGGATAAACGTGGTCTGCTCCTGCAAACAGCAAGTTGTCTTTTCGTTAAACGAAAACAGGACGGTTTAACGGCGGAAACGCCGCCAAACCGCCTCCCCCCAAAAAGCTCCGGAGTCGGCTTTGATTTTCCTTATGCCATCTCTATACATTTACTTTCCAATTACAGGATTTTTCTTGAATATCCCATAAATGAGCATATAATCCCTCATCTTTTAATAATTGTTCATGTGTCCCTTGTTCTATAATATTTCCACCATCTAAAACAATAATTTTATCAGCATCACTTATTGTTTTTAGTTTATGCGCTATAACTATAACAGTTCTACCTTGTATTAAAGAATTGATTGCATACTGTATTTCCACTTCATTTTCTGGATCTAAAGAAGCTGTTGCTTCATCTAATAAAATTACAGGAGCATCTTTTAATATAGCACGTGCAATTGAGATTCTCTGTTTTTCTCCTCCAGATAAGGTACATCCACCTTCACCTATCATTGTATCATATCCTTGAGGTAAATGTATTATAAAATCATGACATTGAGCTTTTTTAGCCGCCTCTATTATCTCATTATCTGTAGCATTCTCTTTACCAAATCGAATATTATTCTTTATGGTATCCTGAAATAAATATACGTCCTGAAATACCATTGAAATGCGTTGCATAAGTTTCTCAGGATCAATCTCTCGTATATTTTTGTTACCTAATAATATTACACCTTTATCAGGATCATAAAACCGAGCGCAAAGTTTCATCAATGTACTTTTTCCACTTCCAGAAGGCCCAACTATAGCAGTTAAAGAACCTTGTTTCATTGTAACACTTATATCATGTAGGATATATTTATCATTATACCCAAAAGATACATTTCTAAATATAATATCTCCTTGTTCCGGAGCATCTTGTGTTCCTGACATTTCTGGTTCATTTAGTAAATTCAAAATACGTTCACCTGCAATAGAATAATAACGGAATTCTGCAAGATTGATTAGTGCTAATGTTAGTGGGTCAAAAACTCTGGAGCCAACGATAAGGAACATCACAAAAATAGCAACAGAAAGTTTTCCTCCAATTAAAAGGTATGTACCACATAATATCATCAAAGTAAGTCCCATACGAAGAAGGGTTACAGACAACATGACAATAGGTCCAATCAGAGCTTCTGTTTTGATATTCGCACGTTTGAGATCATTAAATGCTTCCTGTAAACGGATGAACTTTATTCCAGTCATATTATATGCTTTGATAACACGTATACCTTGTAAATATTCTTCCATTCTGCTACTGGCACGTATTTTAGCCAGAATTTGAGTTTGCCCTAGTTTCTTTTGAATACTAGAAGTGAAAATAAGTATTAAAAAAGAAATAGGAAGGGATAAAAACATAGCAATAGACATCTGCCAATCTACGAACAATAAACCTAAAAAAGCAAAAATAGGCATGACCAGTGCACCAAGCAATTGAGGAAGATGGTGCGACATCCCTTGTTCTGTCATAGCAAAATCAGTTATTAACATGGAAGATAATTCTCCAGAATCTTTTTTATAAAGAAAACCTAATGACAACTTGCGTAAATGTTCGGCTAAAGCAATACGACCTTCTGCACTAATATTGTATGCTTCCCGGAAATTTGCATTATAGGATTTCTTTTCTCCAAAAATCATAAAAATTATGTATACAAACATTATCACAATCAGCCCCCATAATTTAGATATGTTTAGAGGAGTTCCAGTTCCATCAAAAGCTTTAAAAAGGGTATTTATAACTTCTATTGAAAGACAAAAGGGAACTATATTTATAAAGTTTGCAAGCATTGTATACCCCACAGGCTTGTATAAACGTTTGGTTTGTCCTATAGTAATATGTTTTATAGCCTTTGTAATCATATTATTTCATTTTTTTAGATTTAACTTCCAGTTATGTGCATTTATATAAGCATTCCACATATTTTTATATATGCCTGTAGTAACATGAAGTTCGTCATGTCTTCCTTTTTGAACTAAACATCCTTCCTTAAAAACAAGAATTTGATGAGCAGAGGTGATAGAAGACAATCTATGAGCTATGATAATAACAGTTTTACCTTTTATTAACTTTTGTAAGGCCTGTTGTATTTTATATTCATTTTCTGGGTCAGCAAAAGCTGTTGCTTCATCTAATACTAAAATAGGAGAATTTCGTAAAATAGCCCTAGCTATACAAATTCGTTGTGCCTCTCCTCCAGAAAGAAAAACGCCTCTCTCTCCGACAATCGTATCATATCCTTTAGGAAGACTTCGAATAAAATCATCACATTGGGCAGCTTGAGCAGCTTGTATAACATCCGATAAACTAGCTTGAGTATTTCCTGCTGTAATATTGGCATATATGGTATCATTGAAAAGAAACGTATCTTGGAATACAAAAGACACGATCTCCAATAATTGGGGTGAGGAAATATTTTTTATGTTTATTCCCCCTATTAAAATCTCTCCAGAGGAAACATCCCAAAAGCGAGGAATGAGATTGGCTATTGTTGACTTCCCTGACCCAGAAGGTCCAACCAGAGCTGTTACTTCACCTTGTCGAGCGATAAAAGAGATATCCTTCAGCGCTTCTGTCTTTGTCATATTTTCTCTATCTTCGTAAGCAAAACTTACATTTCTGAATTCAATATCATACGTCTGAGGTATTTGAGGAACAACTGGTTCACATAGTTTTTTTTCCTCAAATATTTTGTCTATACGTTTTACTCCTTCATTAATTTCTACAGTTCCTGAAGCTAAAAATGCGAGTTTATATACAGGGGAAGCTACTCCGGGCCCCATCACGATGAAAAAAAGATAAATTGCAGCTAATGAGATGTTTTTAGGATCAGAGGTCATTATTAATATTCCTACAGGAAGAATAAACGTGACTATTGAATTCAACAGAATAATAAATGCAATTATACCATTTTGATAGTTATTACAGCATTTTAAAGCAAATGTTTTATACGCTTCGATTTCGGCATTGAACTGCCGAAAAGAACGTATACTTTGTCCAAATATCTTTATAATTGGCATACCTCTCACATATTGAACAGCTGAAGCACTCATGCGTTCTTGGACATCAAAATAGATTTTCGTAAGTGCAGTAGCTCTTTTCCCTACAAAATTAGAAAATTGCATTCCTATACTTAAAAGTATGCATAATAGAGCGGTGAATGCCATCCAACCATTTAAAGAAAAAAAGATAATAAACATAAAAGTTATGGTTGCAAACACATTCACCAAATCGGGAATAGTGTGAGCTATAAAATGCTCTATTTTTTCGACATTTTGTTCCATGATTTTCTTTATACAACCGATAGATGTCGAATTTAAATATCCCAAAGACAACTGACCTATATGCTCTGAAAGTTTTATTTTTAACCCATATAAAATACGAAAGGCGGCTATGTGAGATAACATTAATCCCGCATACAAAAATAGTACACCCACAATCAAAGCAATAAAAGCAAGCCACCCCCAACTGATCATTAGCTCAGAATCTATCGTAGATAAATCAGAAGCATGAACAAGCAATTCCTTTAATATTTCATATATAGACCAAAATGGTATAAGTATACATAATGCACTTATAGCGGAAAATAACCCGGAGAAAAGCAATAAACTTTTTTTTTCTCCCGCAATTTCCAGTAACCTAGATAATCCTTCTTTTTTCTTCATTATTTATTTAAATATATATTGTCGTAGTTAGACAAATATTTGTCACAATAATTACCAAGTAAAAAATAGCAAACAGCCATAATTCCTGATTCATATAAGCTGGAGTTTTTTTAGCATATTCTTCATATTCTTTCTTGAAATGTATACATAATGAATATTTATTTTCTATATATACAATTACAAGATTAATACATATATAAATTATATATAAACATAATGTATGTATGGCTCCAAGCAGAAGAATAAAACTTAAATGACAAAATAGATCTCCCATTATCATCGGATTTCTCACTTTTTTATAGGGACCTTCCGTTATTAACTTTGAAGGATGCAAAAACCTATCTTTGGTTGCTTGCAGATTACAATTTACCACTTTAGTACCCCAAACAGACATAAAATATCCAATTAATGCAATAAGGATAATATTGTAAAGAACATTTTCCAACAGTATTACTTTTATGTCAAACAAAGAAAAAATGTTTAGTTTGAAGCGAGGTTGATTTAAGAAGGGCATAATATACCAAAGAATAGATATAAAAAAGCCCGAATAATACATTAATGTATATCTATTATTGCAAGATAAATCTAGTGTTTTAGACATATATTTACGATTCCCAACCTTAAATGCTATATAATAAGGAATCAACCAAAGAAATGAAATTATGGCCAAAATAATTTGGGTGGCCCAGCTAAAATAAATCATATTATTTTTGTATAATTTAAAAAATTACAAATAACCAACAATGCCATAAATAAAACTATAAATAATAGTTTTTGATCAAGGAGAACAGGGGTTTTCTTTCTATAAACTATAAGTTCTGATTTATAATATGGTTCTAAAGAATACTTAACCTGTATTTTTATCATAAAGAGATCTATAAATACATATATAGGGAATAAAATGCAAGTGTAGATTCCACCTGTTAATAACACCAAAGAAAAATGTCCTAATATATCCCCTATGATCATTGGATGTTGAACTCTTGCATATATTCCTTCTGTTAACAATTTACTTGGGGCATAAAATGCACTTTTAGTAGCTTCAATATTTTGAGAAACAGACTTTTTACCCCAAATGCCAAAGAAATATACAAACAACAGAAAAGAAACTGGAATATACAAAACATTAAAAAAAACAAATTCGCCATTTAACCAGTCATATATTCCATGCATCCTTGGTTGCTCTATAAAGGGTAATACATACCATATGAGTGCTGGATAAGTGCTCATAAAATATAACTTTTCCGGAAGCTTTGATTGTTTTTTTAATTGAGAATTATGTTTTTTGTAACCTAGTAGAAATGCGTAATAATAAACAATTAATCCACTTAATGAGATCAAACTAATTACTATGTGAATTATCAACTTTGTATTCATTGCTGTATTTTATTATTTTTATCTGTATTTAAATAAGTATTTTCTTCTATATCATTTTTCGAAGGCATTTTTACAGCTATAATTCCTGCAAAATTGTGCCATTTAATGAAAGTATCCATACATTGAAAACCGACATCAGATAGTAGACTCAAATTCTCTGTAAGACTCAATGGAATCAAAACGCCTCTCAAACTTTGAGCCTTTTTTATAACTTGTTGTTCATTCAAACCATTTTCTTGCTTAAAATCCCAATACAAGTCATTCCATATATCCTCAAACAGTGAATTTTCCGCCCTTATTTTCTCTACAAATATAAAAGCTCCACCTTCTACTAATCCATTATATATCCGTTGTAAGACTTTTTTTCTTTTCCATAAAGGTAAAAACTGTAACGTATACAATGATAAAACTAAATCTATATTAGCAAATTCATTTATTTCCTCTATATGTTGTTGTAGAAATTGAACTAATTCGCTACTACATTTTTTTCTTGCAATCTCTATCATTGGTAAACTTTCTTCGACTCCGATGAATCTCACATTCTTTTTTCTTGAATGCTTTTGTAATAAAAGAGAAATGGTTTCTCCTGTAGAGGAACCTAAATCATATACAACACTATTGTCTCTAATAAACCATTCACTTATTTCGATAACAGCCTTTTGTACTTCCTCGTACAATGGGACACTTTTTCTTACATGAGTGTCGAAATGTTGTGATACTTGTTCATCAAATTTCCATTCTCCTGGAATTGATGTTATCAAATCATCGACTAGCCCTTCTTTATTTCTCATATATCCTCCTTTTAAATATATAATTAATTCCTACAATATTTAAAATCTCAACTAATACTACATATAAAATAAATAGAGGTTTATACAACTCACTAAAGTTTCCCCACACAAAGAAACCTAAGAAATAAAGAAAAGAGAAAATGAGAATCGCTTTAGATAAATTCATAAAAAAAAGAATCCTATTACTGATATAATATATAATAATAGAAGAGAAAGCAGTAAAACCACTTATCATTCCAAATGTATATTTATCATAAGGTGAAACTGTAGAATAAGAAATATTGAACATTATTTTCCAAGTCTGTTCGGGGACTAAAATATTTACAATGTTCAATAGCAATACTCCTGCCTGCACTTGGAATAAACAACTTAAAACGGGAAGTTTTTGTTTCTTTGGTGCTATACCATTAATACTATGATTTAAATAAAATATGAAACTTCCAATTATAAGCCAAATAAAAGGTTCATAATCTGATGATATATGTACAATCCCTGTTTGAAGTTTTAGCAAGTACATAAAACCACCCATAAATGCGACTAAGAAAGAACAGAAGCTAATAAGTCCTTTATATTTTTCGATATTTCTAAGAAAGAGAAAATAAATACAGAAAAAACCGAAGAACAAACATTCTTCTCGAAACAAGACAATTGTCAAGTCTGATGGTATATCATGGATTCCCATGTAAGAGTGAATTACATCCCATGAGAAAAATATCCAGGGAAAACCAGTGAAACATGCTATGGCACATAACCACAACATACACACAAGAATTTTCTTTTTAATTTTTATGTTCATAATATGAATATTTTATTCCGTAAAAGTCTAAATCCGACATAAAAGATTGGCAATTCAAAGAGTCACAAAGACAATTTAATCCTATTTTTGTTTTACCTTCTAAAATGTATTGAGTAGTAATAACAGCAGGTAATGCAGTATATAATAAATTATTTTTTGTATATAAATAGTAAAAGGTATCTATCTTTCTTTCTGGCTCTATTTTAGAAACTTGACAAATTACACTTCCCCACTTATTCTCTTTCTTAACGAGACGTTGATAATCATCTTGCAACATAAGTGTTGCTTTATTTAAATTATGTTTATAAAAGATCTTTATAAACATAAACTTCCCCATTGAGATATAGTCATTTAGCATAATGAATGTTGATATCTTTCTTATTTGTTTTAAAGAAGTAGCCAATTGAGTTAATTGTTCGTCAAATGATGGCATACATATTTTTTTATGTCCAATGAAAGGAAAAAATTTGTGATGTGTATATCGAAAAGGAGACACCTGTATTTCCTTTCCATGAGAATAAACATAGGAACGTGTTTTTCCCATAGATGATGCTGCCAGATCATAAGTTGAACTATATGACCAATTATCAACAGCACCATAATAGATATTAAAATTAGTATTTTCTGGGCTGTTTAAATGAGTCTCTATAATAGTTTTAGAAAATACGCCTGAAATACCAGGCATCCAACCAACACCTATAATAAAGCAAAGTTTCTGAGCTTCAATGCTTTTTTCATATGGTTTTAATAAATCACGCAAAATGCCATATCCTCCTATATCGATGTAGTGGCAATTATTTCTTAATGCATGTAAGGCAATCTTGTCATTTATTTTAAATGAAGGTCCAACAGCATTAATAACCAACAAACATTGAGAACAAAAATTATCCAATTCTACATCATTGTTATAGTTCATTTGGTTATACTTAAGTCGCTCACTATTATAAAATGTAGACATAGATATTTCTTTTATGGATCTCCTACCACCAATTAAAACATGGAAGTGAGTTTGTAGTTGTAATAAATATTTAACTATAATAGAACCAATTGTTCCAGTTCCACCTATTATTCCTATATATTTATTATAAACCATAATACTATTCCTCTATAGATATATTTATGTTGTTGTTTTTTAATATTTCGTTTAACATGTGCAGATTGATATTTATGTCTTCAAAAGTAAAGATGCCAGGCATAATTGGTATACATCCTTTTATTATCGAGAGCACAATTACCGCACAAAATACTCCTGTTAATCTAAATGAGGAATCTGAGTGCAATAAACATTTTACAATAGAATTTTGATTTCTTACATAAGTACATACTATCACAGATTTCTCGTTTTTCTCATTTTTCTCCAATTGCCCCTGTTGTTTATTGACCATTTTACAAATCAATTTTCTAATAAAAGAGCTCTTTCTTAGTAAGGGAACTATGCCCATAGGAAGATTTTGCAGATGAAAAGCACAATCAAAATTTTGTAGTTCTTCAAATCGACTAGCTCGTTGTATAGTCCTTATTTCAGGACTAGAAAAGAATATTAATGGCATATTGGAATGAAAACGATCAAAAGTAAAAGTTCTATCTGAATGATATTTAGTTGGTTTTATTCTTCGGATTTCCCTTTCTGAAAGGAGCATCAGGTCATCTTTAAAACCCTCAAACATATTGATTATTGAAGCTGTTCCAGAAACAACACCTGCTCCAAAATAGATTCTCAATTCGGCTTCTAAAACAGTTTTTTTTAATTGTTCTGCAGCATATTCTAGCATGAAAGTTGTCAACCCTGGACATAATCCCATTCCTGTAAAAATTGTTCCCCGAAAATTTGTTATGTTCTCATTTTTTATTTCTAGTACACGTCCACTATGTCCATAGTCATCATTAATATCAACACATATTACGTGATTTCTTAAACAAATTGTATAAATATCTGTTCCTACACATGAAAAAGGACCAAGTGCCAAAATTATAATATCAAATTGTTTAATAACAGATTCTATATTTTGGGTATCATGTATGTCCATTTTTATGAACTTTACTTTCTTCTCTGATATCTTATGAATACCTCTTGATGCTATAAATAATTCACAAATATCATGATAATGTAGCAAGTAATCTGTAATAAATTGTCCCGCAATCCCTGTGCCACCAATTACTAAAACTTTCTTTTTAGACATAAATTTCTATCTTTTTTTAAGCTTATCCAACAAATTATATAATACAGAGTGATCCCCAAACTAAAAATGCCTGGTAGTAAGCATTCGGTCTTGGGAATTATCCAAGTGACAATAGATAAAATAATTGTTAGTATAACAGGGTTCACAACTATAGACCATCGAGGAACTATAGCTTTGGATGAAAAGTTACTAAATCCAACAATCAGCCAGGTCACTGGAAGTAGAATAAACATAAAGGGGAAAAAAGGTATATTAGATCCTGTTAATAATTGCCAATCTATATTTGTTTGCATTATCATTTTTGATGTACCAATACTATATATTATGGCATAGCTGTAATGATAAAACCCCAACATCAATAAAGAATAAGATATACAGAATGTATTAATAAGCGCAAGCTTTTTATTAACTTTACACATTGTTGTGTATATGAAGTATGTCCCTAATATCCAAAAAGGAAAAGTAAAAATACATCCAAAAGATGATAAATTTAAAATAGTTTCTTCTAAAGAAAGTAGTCTTGAAACAAAATAATCTGTTTCAACAGTTTTCATCTGTACTAGATAGTCGCAGGTTGTGATAAATAAACCTGAGATTACACTTATAATGATTATACAGTCATAATTACGATTGTTCATTCCATAAAAATTAAAAAGCTGCCGGAATCTTTTAGCTTCCGGCAGTCTTTATTTATTTTAAATATTGAATTTTGAAGGGATTACCTTCTGTTTTTATCTTTAAAGGTTCATACTTATCTTCTTTATAGTTGTAAAGATAATAACCTGTTCCTTGAGTAGAAGCCATCCCGAACACCATATAGTCTCCTGCTTTACATTGACTACATGACCAACCCGTAGTTCCGTCAAAGTTCATTTTTTTGACAGTTTTATTATAAACATCTATTTCAAATGTTTGCATTGATTTGTCATTTACATAATCAGGTGGATTACTAACATATCCCGGAACATTGAAATATCCATATAGCTTACCATTTCCTGTATATGTTTTGCTATAAATATAATTTGCTTTATTACCCTTTATGTCCGGTATACTAATTGTTTCTATTGGGAAATAGTATGACTGATCAAAGTCTGTTTCTCCTTTCTTTATACGCAAGAAACCTTCTGTACAGTTTGCAAAATATCCGAAGCCTCCTACACAATAAATATAAAGATCGCCTTTTTCATCAATGAAAGGATCACCTGAATACTCATAAGCGGTTGCCATTGTAGCTCTATTATCAGATATCATTTTAATAGGCTTGTCTGTCTTTGTATCAATCAAAAGTACATAAGCTCCAGTATTAGGGTTAAACTGGGACTTATCTTGAGCTAATCCTACATATAAAATACCATCTCTAATAACCGAAGCACCAGGTTCAGGATTTTTATCACCACTTTCTTTCCCAATTGCATATTCAGATAAATCTATTTCACCTGTTTTTTGCATTGTCGTAGGATTTATTATATACAATTTTCCCAATCCTACGCATGATATATAAGCTTTTTCTTCTGAATCAAATGTAAGGAATGCAGGAAGAGAACCGGAAGGGAGAATCATCGTTTCTTTTTCTTGAATTAGCAAACCATTCTCGACTCTGTACTTATATAAACGGGCATTCATCGATTCTAAGACATAAATGTTACCCCCATAAGTAAAAAGAAAAGATTCTTTTGCAAAGACCAAAGAATTTTGTGTACTTGTCTGTTCTACATTTAAATCTTTAAATAGACTAACATAAGCATTATCACCCACCGTGACACTATGAACAAAACTCATATCGTCTTCTTCATCTGTTGGAAACGGATCATCTTTACTACATGAAATAAAACTTAAAAAGGTCGCTAATAGCGACAATAAAAACCATTGATTTTTCATTTTTTTTATTTTTTTAGTTAAAATAATTATTTATAATATTACAAACTCATCGCTCCCCCTGAAGATTCATCACCAAACCAATTAAATCGTAATTTAATTTTAAAAGTACGACCTTGTAAAGGCTTTTTAAATTCCATATAGCTCTCCTTGTTGAATATATTTTCAACTTCAAACCCTAATGATACTTTATTTTTCCAAATAGATTGCTGGAATCCTGCCGTAAAAAGATGACTACGAGGAATTAACCATTTCTTTCGCTGTTCTGGTAAGTTACTCATTTGCCAACTCCAATCAAAATCATGAACGTAAGATGCGTCTATATAGATTCTAGATATTTCATGTTTCCCAAGTAATCCCTCTGTATGATACTCTAAACCATAGTTAAAATAAAAACGAGGAATATTGGGTACCTGTTTATCATAAGTCGGGTTTTTCACACTTTGGTCATTAGTAGTCCATTTTAGCTTATCCCGAATATCTTGATAGGTTAAGTTAAAATAACTATAAAGCTGTGGAGTCACATCTATTTTTAAATCAAAATCTCCCCCCATGATCTGAGTCTTACCCAAATTCGTATAAATCATTCGTATATCAGCAGGAAATAAACTTATCATATCTGTTATATACATATAATATAAATTTGTCTCTAACTGAAAACGACTTAACCCCATAAAATTACTTTTATCCATGATTAACCCTAAATTTATATTATTACTTATTTCGGGATTTAAATCAACTGAAGGCTTTACTGTCACTCCGTCTCCAAACAATTCTTCCGTATCAGGAAGCCTCACGTTATGTGATAAGGAAAATTTACCTCTCACCCCTTTGAAAAATTCATAACTGATTCCTTCACTTATTCCATAGTAAAAATTGTTTATTTTTGTTTTTTTCGGTTCTTTCTTAACACTTTCAGATTCATCTACAATTTTATCACTTGTTCTATATATTCCAGAATTTAAATAGTATAGACTGAACATTAAAGAGTTTTGAAGTTTGTTATTACGTGAAGAATACTCATGTGCTAACCCCAAAGTATTTCCCTTCATATTACTGGGAAAACCACTAGGGTCAAAACCAACATATTCTGCTGTATAATCATCCTTAGGTCTATACCTTGAATATGTGAATTGATTGTTAAGATTAAAGGTATGTTGCTTTAACTTGTATTTTAAATTCAATTTATGTCTGATTTCAAATTGTTTGTCATCTGAATAGTTTAATAAATTATCATCAGTTTCTCCCATTGTATTTGTTATGGTTCCATCCCATTGCCGTTTTGTTCTAGCGGTATCAACCAAATGCGTATGAATGATTGGAGTTACTAGACCTGACTTGAATTCAAGGTTTTTAAATAAGAAATTCTTCTTCTCTAAAGTTAAAGTAGGCATAATGTTTGTCCCATGTGTATGAGAAAAACGTGAATCAAAATCTAAGGCCTGAATTCCCTTTTTATTGTTATAAAAAGCACATTCTAATTCAATCTTATCAAACCAGAATTTTGTAAATGTTAAACCTACATTATACATTGTGGACCTATAATAATCATTATTTCTTATTACTTCTTGGTAGGCACTTGAAGGTAAATTTGTTTCAAAAACAGGATAAGTCATTTTATAATTATTATCCGATTTATTATGAAAAAAACCTCCTCCAATTTGAATCCCTGGTTTTTCAAACA from Barnesiella propionica encodes:
- a CDS encoding DUF6796 family protein, whose protein sequence is MNNRNYDCIIIISVISGLFITTCDYLVQMKTVETDYFVSRLLSLEETILNLSSFGCIFTFPFWILGTYFIYTTMCKVNKKLALINTFCISYSLLMLGFYHYSYAIIYSIGTSKMIMQTNIDWQLLTGSNIPFFPFMFILLPVTWLIVGFSNFSSKAIVPRWSIVVNPVILTIILSIVTWIIPKTECLLPGIFSLGITLYYIICWISLKKDRNLCLKRKF
- a CDS encoding YncE family protein; the encoded protein is MKNQWFLLSLLATFLSFISCSKDDPFPTDEEDDMSFVHSVTVGDNAYVSLFKDLNVEQTSTQNSLVFAKESFLFTYGGNIYVLESMNARLYKYRVENGLLIQEKETMILPSGSLPAFLTFDSEEKAYISCVGLGKLYIINPTTMQKTGEIDLSEYAIGKESGDKNPEPGASVIRDGILYVGLAQDKSQFNPNTGAYVLLIDTKTDKPIKMISDNRATMATAYEYSGDPFIDEKGDLYIYCVGGFGYFANCTEGFLRIKKGETDFDQSYYFPIETISIPDIKGNKANYIYSKTYTGNGKLYGYFNVPGYVSNPPDYVNDKSMQTFEIDVYNKTVKKMNFDGTTGWSCSQCKAGDYMVFGMASTQGTGYYLYNYKEDKYEPLKIKTEGNPFKIQYLK
- a CDS encoding TonB-dependent receptor; the encoded protein is MGICCFPMISWAQVFLSGRIVDKKTNEPVVGASVYIRKNQVGDNANDNGLYRIKLPQNGTYLVEVSFIGYKTIKQSVTVNRNTTKNFFLEESTEVLNEVVVKASSQQAEINHIRKSPMAVTVVDGAKLRGRSTGIEEVLTRTSGIKVRKSGGLGSSSKMSIHGLEGKRVAIYIDGFPLNSPDGSFDINDIPIDAIKYIEIYKGIVPAEYGSDGLGGAINVVTREDECDLVGFTQEFASFGTSKTLVSVKKMFEKPGIQIGGGFFHNKSDNNYKMTYPVFETNLPSSAYQEVIRNNDYYRSTMYNVGLTFTKFWFDKIELECAFYNNKKGIQALDFDSRFSHTHGTNIMPTLTLEKKNFLFKNLEFKSGLVTPIIHTHLVDTARTKRQWDGTITNTMGETDDNLLNYSDDKQFEIRHKLNLKYKLKQHTFNLNNQFTYSRYRPKDDYTAEYVGFDPSGFPSNMKGNTLGLAHEYSSRNNKLQNSLMFSLYYLNSGIYRTSDKIVDESESVKKEPKKTKINNFYYGISEGISYEFFKGVRGKFSLSHNVRLPDTEELFGDGVTVKPSVDLNPEISNNINLGLIMDKSNFMGLSRFQLETNLYYMYITDMISLFPADIRMIYTNLGKTQIMGGDFDLKIDVTPQLYSYFNLTYQDIRDKLKWTTNDQSVKNPTYDKQVPNIPRFYFNYGLEYHTEGLLGKHEISRIYIDASYVHDFDWSWQMSNLPEQRKKWLIPRSHLFTAGFQQSIWKNKVSLGFEVENIFNKESYMEFKKPLQGRTFKIKLRFNWFGDESSGGAMSL